One region of Archocentrus centrarchus isolate MPI-CPG fArcCen1 chromosome 6, fArcCen1, whole genome shotgun sequence genomic DNA includes:
- the ppfibp1b gene encoding liprin-beta-1b isoform X2 — translation MMSDASDMLAAALEQMDGIIAGSKAVDYSNGLFDCQSPTSPFMGSLRALHLLEDLRSVLELMDSEERESLRCQIPDSTADSLVEWLHGHMSNGHISLGGGDHYQERLSRLESDKESLVLQVSVLTDQVEAQGEKIRDLDLCLDEHREKLNATEEMLQQELLCRTALETQKLDLMSEVSNLKLKLNTMEKERHDFNRFRDSEDLILEINELRYRLTELESEKLQYEKKLKSTKEELAILRRQLEGKDGEMRRLQDETGFKAIGSNGAEPTDRVSHPDETLRKRLKEKHVEVQRMKKAVESLMAANEEKDRKIEELKQSLLRYKKVQDMVMSVQGKKEKTKDNEHVDGPGDGSIPVPAITPFVESENQEVTDVEQLRRKSPDELESPSGLSDEPSPTPSPSDRERESESAPADVESSQDDTKTVSQENLDGSKNEKKTSEEISKLSEKPPMNPSATLPATIDDDAFGSRKARSSFGKGFFKIRGGKKTAGSPNLDRSRSASAPMLAETERQGTDHLDLAVLPQRSTNSDSTHTLPTTPESRKKSKGIKKLFGKLKRSQSTTFNLDDNLPEGEFKRGGVRATAGPRLGWSRDLQRVNNDVDAPFARWSKDQVCDWLQEQGLGLYVNMARVWISSGQTLLQASQQDLERELGIKHPLHRKKLQLALQALGSEEEDNKGKLDYNWVTRWLDDIGLPQYKTQFDEGRVDGRMLHYMTVDDLLSLKVGSVLHHLSIKRAIQVLRLNNYEPNCLRRRPSDESNISPAEISQWTNHRVMEWLRSVDLAEYAPNLRGSGVHGGLMVLEPRFNVETMALLLNIPPNKTLLRRHLATHFNLLIGSEAQQLKQECLENPDYILLTATTKVKPKKLSFSNFGSLKKKKQDENEEYVCPMDVEMPKGRSFQKGFELQIYEDDLDRLEQMEDSEGTVRQIGAFSEGIQNLTSMLKDDEFFKEISNSPNPSVTDEESNA, via the exons ATGATGTCTGATGCCAGCGACATGTTGGCCGCTGCTCttgagcagatggatggaaTTATAGCAG GTTCCAAAGCTGTGGACTACTCCAATGGTTTGTTTGACTGCCAGTCGCCTACATCCCCTTTCATGGGTAGTTTGCGGGCGCTTCACCTTTTGGAAGACCTGAGGAGTGTCCTGGAATTGATGGACTCAGAGGAAAGGGAGAGTCTACGATGCCAGATCCCTGACTCCACAGCTGACAGTCTGGTCGAGTGGCTTCATGGTCACATG TCTAACGGCCACATCTCATTGGGTGGAGGTGATCACTACCAGGAGAGGCTTTCACGACTAGAGAGTGATAAGGAGTCTCTGGTGCTTCAG GTCAGTGTTCTGACCGACCAGGTGGAGGCTCAGGGAGAGAAGATTCGGGATCTGGACTTGTGTTTGGATGAGCACAGGGAGAAACTCAATGCCACTGAGGAGATGCTGCAACAG GAGCTTCTGTGTAGAACTGCTCTGGAGACTCAGAAGCTCGATCTGATGTCTGAAGTGTCCAACCTCAAGCTGAAGCTGAACACCATGGAGAAGGAGCGACATGATTTTAACAGATTTAGGGACAGCGAG GATTTGATTCTTGAAATCAATGAGCTGCGGTACAgactgactgaactggagagtgaaaaactgcagtatgaaaAGAAACTTAAATCGACAAAG GAGGAACTAGCCATACTGAGGAGGCAGCTGGAGGGCAAAGATGGAGAGATGAGGAGACTACAGGATGAGACAGGCTTCAAGGCCATTGGCTCGAACGGTGCAGAGCCCACAGACAGAG TTTCTCATCCAGATGAAACTCTTAGAAAGAGGCTGAAAGAAAAAC ATGTGGAAGTCCAGAGAATGAAGAAGGCAGTGGAGTCTTTGATGGCAGCAAATGAAGAAAAG GATCGTAAGATTGAGGAACTGAAGCAGTCACTTCTGCGCTACAAGAAAGTTCAAGATATGGTGATGTCGGTGCAGGGAAAGAAAG AGAAGACGAAGGATAACGAGCATGTTGACGGTCCTGGTGATGGATCCATTCCAGTCCCAGCCATCACACCATTTGTGGAGTCAGAAAATCAAGAAGTCACAGATGTTGAacaactgagaaggaagagccCAGATGAG CTGGAGAGCCCCAGTGGACTAAGTGACGAGCCCTCGCCTACGCCCAGCCCCTCTGACcgagagagagagtcagagtCTGCACCAGCAGATGTAGAAAG CAGTCAAGATGACAcaaagactgtgagccaggaaaACCTTGATGGGAGCAAAAATGAGAAG AAAACAAGTGAGGAGATCAGTAAGCTCAGTGAAAAGCCACCCATGAATCCTTCTGCCACCTTACCAGCCACCATAGACGACGATGCCTTTGGCTCAAGAAAGGCTCGTTCGTCTTTTGGAAAGGGTTTCTTCAAGATCCGTGGAGGCAAGAAGACAGCTGGTAGCCCAAACCTTG ACCGCAGCAGGAGTGCGAGTGCGCCTATGCTAG CTGAAACAGAGCGACAGGGTACTGACCATCTCGATCTGGCTGTACTGCCACAGAGGTCAACTAACAGCGACAGCACGCACACACTCCCCACAACCccagaaagcaggaaaaaatcCAAAGGAATAAAGAAGCTCTTTGGGAA GTTAAAAAGGAGCCAGTCTACCACATTTAACTTGGATGACAATCTACCAGAGGGTGAGTTCAAGCGAGGAGGAGTGCGTGCCACAGCAGGCCCCAGACTGGGTTGGTCTCGTGACCTTCAAAGAGTCAACAA tGATGTAGATGCTCCCTTTGCACGGTGGTCAAAGGATCAGGTGTGCGACTGGCTGCAAGAGCAGGGGCTTGGACTTTATGTGAACATGGCTCGTGTGTGGATCTCCTCTGGACAGACCCTGCTACAGGCctcgcagcaggacctggagaGG GAGCTGGGCATCAAACACCCGCTGCACAGAAAGAAGCTCCAGCTGGCTCTGCAGGCCCTCGGCTCGGAGGAGGAGGACAATAAGGGAAAGCTGGACTACAACTGGGTGACAA GATGGTTGGATGATATCGGCCTCCCTCAGTATAAGACCCAGTTTGATGAGGGAAGAGTCGACGGTCGCATGCTACACTACATGACAGTG GATGACCTGCTTTCCCTGAAGGTGGGCAGCGTGCTACATCACCTCAGTATCAAGAGAGCTATTCAAGTTCTCCGACTCAACAACTACGAGCCCAACTGCCTACGTCGTCGACCATCAGATGAG AGCAATATTTCACCAGCAGAGATTTCCCAGTGGACCAACCACAGGGTGATGGAATGGCTGAGGTCTGTGGATCTTGCTGAATATGCTCCTAACCTGAGAGGCAGCGGCGTTCATGGGGGCCTAATG GTTCTGGAGCCACGATTCAATGTGGAGACAATGGCTTTGCTGCTAAATATCCCCCCCAACAAGACTCTGCTTCGTCGTCACCTTGCCACACATTTCAACCTGCTCATTGGCTCAGAGGCCCAGCAGCTCAAACAGGAGTGTCTCGAAAACCCAGACTACATTTTGCTTACTGCCACCACTAAGGTCAAG CCAAAGAAACTGTCATTCAGTAACTTTGGCagcctgaagaagaaaaagcaggaTGAGAACGAGGAGTACGTGTGCCCAATGGACGTGGAGATGCCAAAGGGTCGAAGCTTCCAGAAAGGTTTCGAGCTCCAAATCTATGAAGATGACCTTGACCGGCTAGAACAG ATGGAGGACTCTGAGGGAACTGTGAGACAGATTGGAGCTTTCTCTGAGGGCATTCAGAATCTGACG AGCATGCTGAAAGATGATGAATTCTTCAAAGAGATTTCCAATTCGCCGAACCCCAGCGTAACCGATGAGGAGTCCAACGCGTGA